The Arachis hypogaea cultivar Tifrunner chromosome 14, arahy.Tifrunner.gnm2.J5K5, whole genome shotgun sequence genome has a segment encoding these proteins:
- the LOC112741981 gene encoding probable arabinosyltransferase ARAD1 codes for MPFYSKIMDEGAAASALASSAKAKTRKPKSTLISRIHAFFHAMNRKPLLKQTLITFSLFGVLYALFNAFFNPSLDADATAATTTVRSAILAAAGGGGRGGSPPVKVYLYDLPHRFTYGVIQQHSLARGARAPHTVSSLKYPGHQHMAEWYLFSDLTRPDSERSGSPVVRVMDPEEADLFFVPFFSSLSLIVNPIRPAGSGPGPEKPAYSDEENQEALVEWLEAQEYWKRSNGRDHVIVASDPNAMYRVLDRVRNCVLLVADFGRLRPDQGSLVKDVVVPYSHRIRSYDGDVSVENRKTLLFFMGNRYRKEGGKIRDILFQVLEKEEDVIIKHGAQSRESRRAASQGMHTSKFCLHPAGDTPSACRLFDAIVSLCIPVIVSDNIELPFEDTIDYKKIALFVDTDSSIKPGYLVSKLRAVTAKRILKYQKELKEVKRYFEYEEPDGTVNEIWRQVSKKLPLIKLMINREKRLLKREADCSCICTNQTTFRTL; via the exons ATGCCGTTTTACTCCAAAATCATGGACGAAGGAGCAGCTGCTTCAGCATTAGCATCATCAGCAAAAGCCAAAACCAGAAAACCCAAATCCACTCTCATCTCTCGAATCCACGCGTTCTTCCACGCCATGAACCGAAAACCACTCCTCAAACAAACCCTAATTACATTCTCTCTCTTCGGCGTCCTCTACGCGCTCTTCAACGCCTTCTTCAACCCTTCCCTCGACGCCGACGCCACCGCCGCTACAACCACCGTGCGCTCCGCCATACTCGCCGCCGCCGGAGGTGGCGGCCGTGGTGGCTCCCCTCCCGTTAAAGTCTATTTGTACGATCTCCCACACAGGTTCACCTACGGCGTCATACAGCAACACTCGCTGGCGCGTGGTGCACGTGCTCCGCACACCGTCTCGTCGCTCAAGTACCCTGGCCACCAGCACATGGCGGAATGGTATCTATTCTCGGATCTTACCCGACCCGACTCGGAACGATCCGGATCGCCAGTTGTTCGCGTCATGGACCCCGAGGAGGCGGACCTGTTCTTCGTTCCGTTTTTCTCTTCGTTGAGCTTGATTGTCAATCCTATTCGGCCCGCGGGCTCGGGACCGGGCCCGGAGAAACCCGCGTACAGCGACGAGGAGAATCAGGAGGCGCTGGTGGAGTGGCTGGAGGCGCAGGAGTATTGGAAAAGGAGCAACGGAAGGGATCACGTGATCGTTGCTTCGGATCCGAACGCGATGTATCGGGTTTTGGATCGGGTCAGGAATTGCGTTCTGCTGGTTGCGGACTTCGGGAGGTTGAGGCCTGACCAGGGGTCGCTGGTGAAGGACGTGGTGGTTCCTTACTCACACCGTATACGGAGCTACGACGGTGACGTCAGCGTAGAGAATCGCAAGACGTTGCTGTTCTTCATGGGCAATCGGTATCGCAAAGAG GGAGGGAAAATTCGTGATATACTCTTTCAAGTTCTTGAAAAGGAAGAGGATGTCATAATAAAACATGGAGCACAATCCAGAGAGAGTAGACGGGCGGCTTCACAAGGCATGCACACATCGAAGTTCTGTTTACATCCTGCTGGAGATACTCCATCAGCCTGTCGACTCTTTGATGCTATAGTTAGCTTATGCATTCCAGTGATTGTCAGTGATAATATCGAGTTGCCTTTTGAAGATACTATAGACTATAAGAAGATTGCTTTATTTGTGGACACTGATTCTTCTATAAAGCCAGGATATTTGGTATCAAAGTTGAGAGCAGTGACCGCTAAGAGGATCCTTAAATATCAGAAAGAATTGAAAGAG GTGAAGCGATACTTTGAATATGAAGAACCAGATGGGACTGTTAATGAGATTTGGCGCCAAGTTTCCAAAAAGCTTCCCTTGATTAAACTGATGATTAACCGCGAGAAAAGGTTGTTAAAAAGGGAAGCTGACTGTTCTTGCATATGTACAAACCAGACCACCTTTAGAACCTTATAG